The Brassica napus cultivar Da-Ae chromosome C7, Da-Ae, whole genome shotgun sequence genome has a segment encoding these proteins:
- the LOC106449452 gene encoding uncharacterized protein LOC106449452 isoform X2: MTVLSLTLASLPLSYALPSSTFKSRASPPLKQDRRRSIKGMSRDTSSPDLPQVMELVDESDFEKLISSENRISITGFGSLLSERSARSTFPDLENFRVAKLQGFRRVFAHAAPIFFERGIANLETKEISSLSVEPCEGENLVVSVFEINQTEIPAFIQRELEFRFLAVLCGRYSDEEFFQIRCKGNKEVYFQHYGRFNIDKIWRDDILPCRLYLRHCVLAAKNLGDEAYNNFLDHTYLGDRRTTIRKYLSSKGSGIMEEEPPEALKSRYGG, translated from the exons ATGACTGTTCTCTCACTCACACTCGCATCATTGCCTCTCTCCTACGCGCTCCCGTCTAGCACGTTCAAATCACGCGCCTCTCCTCCACTTAAGCAAGATCGTCGTCGATCAATCAAAGGCATGTCCCGTGACACCAGCAGCCCCGATCTGCCGCAGGTGATGGAGTTGGTAGATGAATCTGATTTCGAGAAGCTCATCTCATCGGAGAACCGTATCTCCATCACTGGCTTCGGCTCTCTTCTCTCCG AGAGAAGCGCGAGGAGTACTTTCCCAGATTTGGAGAATTTCAGAGTCGCGAAGCTGCAAGGCTTCCGGCGAGTGTTCGCACACGCCGCTCCCATCTTCTTCGAGCGCGGCATCGCCAATCTTGAAACTAAG GAGATCTCAAGCCTGAGTGTTGAGCCTTGTGAAGGAGAGAACCTTGTAGTTAGTGTCTTTGAGATTAATCAAACTGAG ATTCCTGCTTTTATACAAAGAGAGCTTGAGTTCCGGTTTCTTGCT GTACTTTGTGGTAGATACAGTGATGAGGAGTTTTTCCAGATTAGATGCAAAG GAAACAAAGAGGTTTACTTTCAACACTATGGAAGATTCAACATTGACAAGATATGGCGGGACGACATCTTACCTTGTCGTCTCTATCTAAGACACTG TGTGTTGGCAGCTAAGAATCTGGGAGATGAAGCTTACAATAACTTTCTGGATCATACATACTTGGGAGATCGAAGGACAACCATAAGAAAGTATTTAAGCAGCAAAGGTTCAGGGATCATGGAGGAAGAACCACCTGAGGCTCTCAAGTCCAGATATGGCGGTTGA
- the LOC106449452 gene encoding uncharacterized protein LOC106449452 isoform X1: MTVLSLTLASLPLSYALPSSTFKSRASPPLKQDRRRSIKGMSRDTSSPDLPQVMELVDESDFEKLISSENRISITGFGSLLSERSARSTFPDLENFRVAKLQGFRRVFAHAAPIFFERGIANLETKEISSLSVEPCEGENLVVSVFEINQTEIPAFIQRELEFRFLAVVPETLQGKPFTHSAVLCGRYSDEEFFQIRCKGNKEVYFQHYGRFNIDKIWRDDILPCRLYLRHCVLAAKNLGDEAYNNFLDHTYLGDRRTTIRKYLSSKGSGIMEEEPPEALKSRYGG; the protein is encoded by the exons ATGACTGTTCTCTCACTCACACTCGCATCATTGCCTCTCTCCTACGCGCTCCCGTCTAGCACGTTCAAATCACGCGCCTCTCCTCCACTTAAGCAAGATCGTCGTCGATCAATCAAAGGCATGTCCCGTGACACCAGCAGCCCCGATCTGCCGCAGGTGATGGAGTTGGTAGATGAATCTGATTTCGAGAAGCTCATCTCATCGGAGAACCGTATCTCCATCACTGGCTTCGGCTCTCTTCTCTCCG AGAGAAGCGCGAGGAGTACTTTCCCAGATTTGGAGAATTTCAGAGTCGCGAAGCTGCAAGGCTTCCGGCGAGTGTTCGCACACGCCGCTCCCATCTTCTTCGAGCGCGGCATCGCCAATCTTGAAACTAAG GAGATCTCAAGCCTGAGTGTTGAGCCTTGTGAAGGAGAGAACCTTGTAGTTAGTGTCTTTGAGATTAATCAAACTGAG ATTCCTGCTTTTATACAAAGAGAGCTTGAGTTCCGGTTTCTTGCT GTTGTTCCTGAAACATTGCAAGGCAAACCTTTCACCCATTCTGCG GTACTTTGTGGTAGATACAGTGATGAGGAGTTTTTCCAGATTAGATGCAAAG GAAACAAAGAGGTTTACTTTCAACACTATGGAAGATTCAACATTGACAAGATATGGCGGGACGACATCTTACCTTGTCGTCTCTATCTAAGACACTG TGTGTTGGCAGCTAAGAATCTGGGAGATGAAGCTTACAATAACTTTCTGGATCATACATACTTGGGAGATCGAAGGACAACCATAAGAAAGTATTTAAGCAGCAAAGGTTCAGGGATCATGGAGGAAGAACCACCTGAGGCTCTCAAGTCCAGATATGGCGGTTGA